The Diceros bicornis minor isolate mBicDic1 chromosome 22, mDicBic1.mat.cur, whole genome shotgun sequence DNA segment gacttgtacctaggccgggctctgggctccagattaGGAGGACATGGGAGTGAGACTGAGgtacctggcagcacaactctgatgacagacttggaggctgaggcctcaggcagaggggactgctcagcaacttatgtgctgcctgagttGGGGGCGCCCGACTTCTctgtccctccatgggcagcataggagttagaggctgagtccagctcagataaaacctcacgcagctgtgccatcaggcagctctgagcttccccagcctggggaactggaaCGGGTGTCTCTGGCAGAGCCTCTttacactcatccctaagatgggcctgatgccccagctcccaggagcagctgcgaggctctcatgagagtagatgtgccaagtgctgagaactcagagctcagtttgggggctcccacatcccaaggctcagaatcctggtccttcctgcctagtcctcaggttcacccacctcgagatagtcacccatcgccaggtgcagcatcagcaggtcactgagcagattgccaagataggggaagacaccctgtgacatcggggtgcaggtgggatgagcccttgctctcaagtagaccccatgtagaccctctcctgaaaagtccccaccctcagcctcctggcccaccacaGGGTTCCCatgaggagcagcctaggaccctcagcagcctcccgtcaattcctactcccttcacaccccaagaacaccacagtcctcctcctcacctcccagggccggcttctggcaaatcacagggtgtgccttccctggccctccccaaaacaacccatcctgcaccagctcttccaggccctcctcttggtcacttctactaGGGGATttgggcactgtggcaccaagagaaaggaccctcctctcttgatttgaggcctccagctgggagcgcagagcccctcccccacaggcacactcacctgctgctgctgctgcttctcctgcactctctgggggttgctctctgggggggcaaacgtgaagggcccctcctgtcaaggtcgaggacagtgtcagcgaggcgatactcccctcaccccatttctctccagcaccactggcctccgacactggacatctgacttgagtcaactggtaccaatgtcattccatcctccaaggtcttgtgattccagaacaagcccagctccaactttcattctgggtgtgagcttgggctcgtggcctggcctccttgagcctgtttcctcatctggaaagtgtgagaactccagctaccacacaggttctcatgaggactcagtgtcacaagactgtcatccttgttctggccctcacccctccaggtggagcaggcagaaagctcccacatttctttcctccctcttatctcaacaccaccctgtgaggcctgcaccacacaatcaccatccctccatttccctcaaTAGGAGACAAAGGCCCAAACATGGGCagagagttgctcaggggcccacagaggagaggccgcttgcccctctcagccagaggccctgttccaacatcctcgcctaacccccagccccaccactgaaaacagtcctgtcccctgacctctcaaagcttggtcctgggccgagtcatggatggagaggatgtggtgtcttgggagtctggtagagtggctcctgcctgccccagtcccgtggagtgtctggcacccaggctgggccagaggccaagccaaagccttctcctccccaaggaacgcctcaggacattcccctgcactgaatccttttttttttttttgtgaggagatcagccttgtgctaacatctgccaatcctcctctttttttgctgaggaagactggccctgggctaacatccatgcccatcttcctccactttatatgggacgctgccacatcataggtcgacaaacggtgcgtcggtgcgcgcatgggacccgaaccggtgaaccctcagccgctgcagcggagtgcgcgcaattaaccacttgcgccactgggcaggcccctgaactctttctttatccactcaggaactggacccccaaggtgccacctctgatcaacagggaaggggatgacaggacattttgattccctgtttacatgagactcctaacttcctttcagcaggatccactaagaatccatcagttgcctagacgcttctcataagccaccgggggcatatgtcattgccaaccaggcactcaggttagactcctgtggttcactcaagtgactgc contains these protein-coding regions:
- the LOC131419884 gene encoding ral guanine nucleotide dissociation stimulator-like, which codes for MVLAGLFQEELPSWRHQQVSGFHEGPFTFAPPESNPQRVQEKQQQQQGVFPYLGNLLSDLLMLHLAMGDYLEVGEPED